A genomic segment from Glycine soja cultivar W05 chromosome 20, ASM419377v2, whole genome shotgun sequence encodes:
- the LOC114403803 gene encoding cyclin-D3-1-like produces MAIQHHNEQLEHNENVSSVLDALYCDEGKWEDEEEEEEDDEESEVTTNTGTSLFPLLMLEQDLFWEDEELNSLFSKEKVQHEEAYDYNNLNSDDNNSNDNNNNNNNVLLDSCLSQPRREAVEWILKVNAHYGFSALTATLAVTYLDRFLLSFHFQREKPWMIQLVAVTCISLAAKVEETQVPLLLDLQVQDTKYVFEAKTIQRMELLVLSTLKWKMHPVTPLSFLDHIIRRLGLKTHLHWEFLRRCEHLLLSVLLDSRFVGCLPSVLATATMLHVIDQIKHNGGMEYKNQLLSVLKISKEKVDECYNAILQLSNVNNYGHNNNTSKRKYEQIPSSPSGVIDAAFCSDGSNDSWAVGSSLYSPPEPLFKKSRTQGQQMKLSPLNRVIVGIVGTSP; encoded by the exons ATGGCAATTCAGCACCACAATGAACAACTAGAGCATAATGAAAATGTCTCATCTGTCCTTGATGCCCTTTACTGCGATGAAGGAAAGTGGGAGgatgaagaggaggaggaagaagatgatgaagaaagTGAAGTAACAACAAACACTGGAACTTCTCTTTTCCCTCTGCTCATGTTGGAGCAAGACTTGTTCTGGGAAGATGAGGAACTAAACTCTCTCTTTTCCAAAGAGAAGGTTCAACATGAAGAAGCCTATGACTATAACAATCTGAACAGTGATGATAATAATAGcaatgataacaataataataacaataatgtgCTTTTGGACTCTTGTCTCTCTCAGCCTCGTCGTGAGGCAGTGGAATGGATACTGAAAGTCAATGCTCACTATGGATTCTCTGCTCTCACTGCAACACTGGCCGTTACTTACCTGGATAGGTTCCTTctaagcttccattttcaaagggAGAAGCCATGGATGATCCAGCTTGTGGCTGTCACTTGCATCTCTTTGGCTGCAAAAGTTGAAGAAACTCAAGTGCCTCTTCTCTTGGACCTTCAA GTGCAAGACACAAAGTATGTGTTTGAGGCAAAGACTATTCAGAGAATGGAGCTCCTGGTGCTGTCCACCCTCAAATGGAAGATGCACCCCGTGACCCCTCTCTCCTTTCTAGATCACATTATAAGAAGGCTTGGATTGAAAACACATCTTCACTGGGAGTTTCTCAGGCGCTGTGAGCATCTTCTTTTGTCTGTGCTTTTAG ATTCAAGATTTGTTGGTTGTCTTCCTTCTGTGTTGGCCACTGCAACAATGCTGCATGTTATAGACCAGATTAAACACAATGGTGGGATGGAATACAAAAATCAGCTTCTGAGTGTTCTCAAAATTAGCAAG GAGAAAGTAGATGAGTGTTATAATGCCATTCTCCAACTCTCAAATGTCAATAATTATGGTCATAACAACAACACTAGCAAGCGCAAGTATGAGCAAATCCCAAGCAGCCCAAGTGGCGTTATTGATGCTGCATTTTGCTCTGATGGTTCCAACGATTCGTGGGCAGTGGGGTCATCATTATATTCACCACCAGAGCCTCTCTTCAAGAAGAGCAGAACCCAAGGACAACAAATGAAATTGTCACCACTTAACCGGGTCATTGTCGGAATTGTTGGCACCTCTCCTTAA